From Mesomycoplasma dispar, a single genomic window includes:
- a CDS encoding ZmpA/ZmpB/ZmpC family metallo-endopeptidase-related protein, translating to MSGTKVEFKNITTANLYHLTNQNKYTKLFSIDRLDSEVKNYKIKLHSEDLLKNVWLNVKTVKDEGDYYKFVGEFNDNFINILNDGTVSSTFDIYIPKTKNVSGLITSFQQLITEIRKNPSGTFKLANDISAENFELSSNSNSYLENIYFFGTLESDQGKNFTIYDLKKPLFDNLNNAKVQNLHFKNIKIKSTNYSQNVIGTVANNSINSKINNVHLSGEIRAARLVGGIIGSMDDNSVIKNSSFQGNIYSLQSAGGLSGSIQKRSSIEDSYANVNITSKLVNSDKLGGIVAELGSDSSLKNIVIEGNILNNGTDQFPNSGGLIGFITTNGTKDLPDTGVVQNIYAKIKTSRVRPIFGNFNKKNLFDYEKKVNNINFVENFSDESFPWLKLIDENTFHQFAKKWKWLNTKNNKLKTLNFSYLHGFQENFSVAYSNFAKLLPFYDRYTIMKYAHKLDRNSNLFKKKLIGYEFYNGENLIKNLALEKSKINKLKIYFGDGEFEDFKITTFKENTYGIIDFFFESANSELIVHPNSLISDKKIALFSNLITILKNTNLFDNKIYDTQNVYVIPNVPIKEQLFIDNHEQEIKNNLENIITSIANNIDIFDLNDNKFLEIYKKDLEKEKMLFILA from the coding sequence ATAAGCGGAACTAAAGTTGAATTCAAGAATATAACTACCGCAAATTTATATCATTTAACTAATCAAAATAAATACACAAAATTATTTTCAATTGATCGCCTAGACTCTGAAGTCAAAAATTACAAAATTAAATTACATTCAGAAGATTTACTAAAAAACGTATGATTGAATGTAAAAACTGTAAAAGATGAAGGAGATTATTATAAATTTGTTGGTGAATTTAACGATAATTTTATAAATATTCTAAACGATGGGACAGTAAGTTCCACTTTTGATATTTATATTCCTAAAACAAAAAATGTATCAGGATTAATTACATCATTTCAGCAATTAATTACTGAAATTAGAAAAAATCCATCAGGCACTTTTAAATTAGCAAACGATATTTCTGCCGAAAATTTTGAATTAAGCAGTAATTCTAACTCATATTTAGAAAATATTTATTTCTTCGGTACTTTAGAAAGTGATCAAGGTAAAAATTTTACTATTTATGATTTAAAAAAACCACTTTTTGATAATTTAAATAACGCAAAAGTACAAAATCTTCATTTTAAAAATATTAAAATAAAATCAACAAATTATTCCCAAAATGTGATCGGAACTGTCGCGAACAATTCGATAAATTCAAAAATTAATAACGTTCATCTTTCTGGCGAAATAAGAGCAGCGAGATTAGTGGGCGGAATCATTGGTTCAATGGATGATAATTCAGTTATTAAAAACTCTAGTTTTCAAGGAAATATTTACTCTTTACAATCTGCAGGCGGTCTTAGTGGGTCAATACAAAAAAGAAGTTCAATTGAAGATTCATATGCTAATGTAAATATCACATCTAAATTAGTAAATTCTGACAAACTTGGTGGAATTGTCGCTGAATTAGGAAGTGATTCATCTTTAAAAAACATAGTTATTGAAGGGAATATTTTAAATAATGGCACTGATCAATTCCCAAATTCTGGCGGACTAATTGGGTTTATTACAACTAACGGAACCAAAGACTTACCTGATACAGGTGTAGTCCAAAATATTTATGCAAAAATTAAAACTTCTAGAGTTCGGCCAATTTTTGGTAATTTTAATAAGAAAAATTTATTTGACTATGAAAAGAAAGTGAATAATATAAACTTTGTTGAGAATTTCAGTGATGAAAGTTTCCCTTGACTTAAATTAATTGATGAAAACACTTTTCATCAATTTGCAAAAAAATGAAAATGACTAAATACGAAAAATAATAAGTTAAAAACTTTAAATTTTTCCTATTTACACGGATTTCAAGAAAACTTTAGTGTAGCATATTCTAATTTTGCAAAATTGTTACCTTTTTATGATCGTTATACAATTATGAAATATGCTCATAAATTAGACAGAAATTCTAATTTGTTTAAAAAAAAGTTAATCGGCTACGAATTTTATAATGGTGAGAATTTAATAAAAAATCTTGCACTCGAAAAGTCAAAAATTAATAAATTAAAAATTTATTTTGGCGATGGTGAATTTGAAGACTTTAAAATTACCACTTTTAAAGAAAATACTTACGGAATCATAGACTTTTTCTTTGAAAGTGCTAATTCTGAACTTATTGTTCATCCAAATAGTTTAATATCTGATAAAAAAATCGCATTATTTTCTAATTTAATAACTATTCTAAAAAACACTAATCTCTTTGATAATAAAATTTATGACACTCAAAATGTTTATGTAATTCCAAATGTGCCGATAAAAGAACAACTTTTTATTGATAATCACGAACAGGAAATCAAAAATAATCTTGAAAATATAATCACTTCAATTGCAAATAATATCGATATTTTTGATCTAAACGATAATAAATTCCTAGAAATTTACAAAAAAGATTTAGAAAAAGAAAAAATGCTATTTATATTGGCCTAA
- a CDS encoding PTS ascorbate transporter subunit IIC, with product MNFGLWLLGFLKDFVGTPALLVGLFTLIGAVAMRKKVSQIIVSSFKVSVGFIILGGGAGVLVSSLNSFQPLFQRVYNLSGVIPNNDAFAGALAQSLPSIATLGSLIMVIAMLLNIILAAFSRLKYVYLSGHVLYYSSLMLAAVMYTSGFDFQNNSGDFAMALIAGASILALYMIISPAVQQRYMKQITGTNEIALGHTGGFGYALSGLIGETIAKISKKTLLSTEEIKFPQSLYFFRNTLVSISLTVFLFYIFTFLPAGILYELGKFDKVADANVINILASKNWIVTMVISAFTFTAGVEIILAGVRLFVGELVPMFKGFSDKLIKNAKVAVDCPVVFPYAPNAIIIGFISSFLAGIIGLFITLGLGYSALIPAIILPGLVPHFFLGATSGVFGNVKGGIWGAIIGPFVGGLIITFIPVFFALGNWTPLATNSLGNLITAGGSTKQSLISLNWGDTDYFIGYIPGILGLIPKAGKYVVLSFSILVYLIFIIDGIIKKHHEKQAKTT from the coding sequence ATGAATTTCGGTCTTTGACTTTTAGGTTTTTTAAAAGATTTCGTCGGTACACCAGCTCTACTTGTTGGACTTTTTACACTAATTGGCGCTGTTGCAATGCGTAAAAAAGTTTCACAAATTATTGTTAGTTCTTTTAAGGTTAGTGTTGGTTTCATCATTTTAGGTGGTGGTGCGGGAGTTTTGGTTAGTTCACTAAACTCCTTTCAACCACTTTTTCAAAGAGTTTATAATTTAAGCGGTGTTATTCCGAATAACGATGCTTTTGCTGGCGCTTTAGCTCAAAGTTTGCCAAGTATTGCAACATTAGGATCGCTAATTATGGTCATTGCGATGCTTTTAAACATTATTCTTGCGGCTTTTTCAAGACTAAAATATGTCTATCTTTCAGGTCATGTTCTTTATTATTCTTCCTTAATGTTAGCCGCTGTTATGTATACTTCTGGATTTGATTTCCAAAATAATTCAGGAGATTTTGCAATGGCGCTAATCGCGGGAGCAAGCATTTTAGCGCTTTATATGATAATTTCACCTGCCGTTCAACAAAGATATATGAAGCAAATTACTGGAACAAACGAAATTGCCCTTGGACATACAGGCGGATTTGGTTATGCGCTTTCTGGACTAATTGGTGAAACAATCGCCAAAATTTCCAAAAAAACTTTGCTTTCGACAGAAGAAATTAAATTTCCCCAATCACTTTATTTTTTTAGAAACACTTTAGTTTCAATTTCACTAACAGTTTTTCTTTTTTACATTTTTACTTTTTTACCAGCAGGAATTCTTTATGAATTAGGAAAATTCGATAAAGTTGCTGATGCGAATGTCATCAATATTTTAGCATCGAAAAACTGAATTGTGACGATGGTTATTTCAGCTTTTACTTTTACTGCAGGAGTTGAAATTATTCTTGCTGGTGTTAGATTATTTGTCGGCGAATTAGTGCCGATGTTTAAAGGTTTTTCGGATAAATTGATTAAAAATGCCAAAGTTGCTGTCGATTGTCCAGTTGTTTTCCCTTATGCCCCAAATGCAATAATTATTGGATTTATTTCCTCTTTTTTAGCGGGAATAATTGGACTTTTTATCACACTTGGACTTGGTTATTCCGCCTTAATTCCCGCAATAATTCTTCCAGGACTAGTCCCACATTTCTTTTTAGGAGCAACTTCTGGTGTTTTTGGTAACGTAAAAGGTGGAATTTGGGGTGCAATTATTGGACCTTTTGTCGGCGGATTAATTATCACATTCATCCCCGTCTTTTTTGCACTTGGAAATTGAACCCCACTTGCGACAAACTCGCTTGGAAATTTAATTACCGCTGGGGGAAGCACAAAACAATCGCTAATTAGTCTTAATTGAGGAGATACTGACTATTTCATTGGTTATATTCCTGGAATTCTTGGACTTATTCCAAAAGCAGGAAAATATGTAGTTTTAAGTTTTAGTATTTTAGTTTATCTGATTTTTATTATCGATGGAATTATCAAAAAACATCATGAAAAACAAGCAAAAACTACCTAA
- a CDS encoding IS3 family transposase produces the protein MKQNKFSINEKIKYIKIAESQGFKSATIHFANEFREIYKNKSVNKKSQKEGFLQTYANNLIRNWQKKYYNYGMNGLISTRGKNKSPRKSKKQYTINDLSENDRGIYQEIMENVLRRYGIDPAIVMDELKKRKQEAEKDKDQIENSTRLCSVLKVNRTSIYRKIKVKKSPKEMVYSKELLDWILESFNFNRKVKGRDNLYNVYKNQGNNISTYVFQKHYEHLGIKSIAYKKQGKNAPKEAKFSRIWAEDHIKGQFESKNFGEKWFADIKFIRIGDDFYFLHSIIETKSNYLLNFSISKTRFSEETIKLVKETIKKHKITPKFFHSDHGVEYANHRFAQFLKENNIQQSMSPKGNALANRPIEYFYAILQREYLNVEGKIFENLEDAHQKISSFVKWYNKTRVQSCLSYLSPNSHFEQFGAQKNFHNFGE, from the coding sequence ATGAAACAAAATAAATTTTCAATTAATGAAAAAATCAAATATATCAAAATCGCTGAATCGCAAGGATTCAAAAGTGCGACTATACATTTTGCAAACGAGTTTCGTGAAATTTATAAAAATAAATCAGTTAATAAAAAATCGCAAAAAGAGGGTTTTTTACAGACATATGCGAATAATTTAATTCGAAACTGACAAAAAAAGTATTATAATTATGGTATGAACGGATTAATTAGCACACGTGGTAAAAATAAATCACCACGTAAGTCAAAAAAACAATACACAATTAACGATCTTTCGGAAAATGACCGCGGAATTTATCAAGAAATAATGGAAAACGTCCTTAGAAGATACGGGATTGATCCTGCAATTGTAATGGACGAACTTAAAAAGCGAAAACAAGAAGCAGAAAAAGATAAGGATCAAATCGAAAATTCAACAAGACTTTGCAGCGTTTTAAAAGTTAATCGCACATCGATTTATCGCAAAATAAAGGTGAAAAAATCACCAAAAGAAATGGTATACAGTAAAGAATTACTTGATTGAATTCTTGAAAGTTTTAATTTTAACAGAAAAGTAAAAGGTCGAGATAATTTGTATAATGTATACAAAAATCAAGGAAATAATATAAGCACATATGTTTTTCAAAAACACTATGAACATTTAGGGATAAAATCGATTGCTTACAAAAAACAAGGTAAAAATGCGCCAAAAGAAGCTAAATTTTCGCGGATTTGAGCCGAAGATCATATCAAAGGACAATTTGAATCTAAAAATTTTGGTGAAAAATGATTTGCTGATATTAAATTTATAAGAATTGGCGATGATTTTTATTTTTTGCATTCAATAATTGAAACAAAATCTAATTATTTGCTAAATTTTTCAATTTCCAAGACTAGATTTTCAGAAGAAACAATAAAATTAGTAAAAGAAACAATCAAAAAACACAAAATTACACCTAAATTTTTCCATTCAGATCATGGAGTTGAATATGCTAACCACCGATTTGCTCAATTTTTAAAAGAAAACAACATTCAACAATCAATGTCGCCAAAAGGAAACGCGCTTGCAAACCGCCCGATTGAATACTTTTATGCTATTTTACAAAGAGAATACTTGAATGTTGAGGGTAAAATTTTTGAAAACCTTGAAGATGCCCATCAAAAAATCAGCTCATTTGTTAAATGATACAATAAAACTAGAGTGCAAAGTTGCCTTTCATATTTGAGTCCAAATTCTCATTTTGAACAATTTGGTGCTCAAAAAAATTTTCACAATTTTGGAGAATAA
- a CDS encoding Eco57I restriction-modification methylase domain-containing protein: protein MNQAKLNGQIFTPDFLVDLILDQAGYTKNILKKHVIDNSCGDGQFLIKIIKRYCKAFLAENSNLEILKEHLENYIHGIDIEKEHIKQALFRANQVASQYKLYNVNWDFKVKNAFETNKFDQKMDFVIGNPPYIRIHNLKNSANLLKNSNFTSTGMTDIYIAFYEIGIKMLNNQGVLTYISPSSFFTSKAGAILRKFLYKNKLIKSVIDLMHNQFFNATTYTTIFTLDKSILNETINYYNFDKKSNSIFLVSKLKYDQFYLNNSFYFSTSEQLKFLKNIIENKKKSDITIKNGLATLADSVFIGQFDLDSKYILPVLKASNGKWAKIIFPYNTENFQIISQSELEKENKIFEHLNFFKEKLQNRSFDHSNKNFWYGFGRRQAICDTNKDRLVINSLIKENKPLKISKISKNTCIYSGFYLVSEKIDYDLIAKKFQDETFFNYVKLLGKYKNGGYYTFSTKDVKKYLDFQFGE, encoded by the coding sequence ATGAATCAAGCAAAATTAAATGGACAAATTTTTACCCCTGATTTTCTCGTTGATCTTATTCTTGATCAGGCTGGTTATACTAAAAATATACTCAAAAAACACGTAATCGATAACAGTTGCGGTGATGGCCAATTTTTAATAAAAATTATTAAACGCTATTGTAAAGCATTTTTAGCTGAAAATTCCAATTTGGAGATCCTTAAAGAGCATCTTGAGAATTATATTCATGGCATCGACATTGAAAAAGAACACATAAAACAGGCACTTTTTCGAGCAAATCAAGTTGCTAGCCAATATAAACTTTATAATGTTAATTGAGATTTTAAAGTTAAAAATGCCTTTGAGACAAATAAATTTGACCAAAAAATGGATTTTGTGATAGGAAATCCGCCTTATATCCGCATTCATAACTTGAAAAATAGTGCAAATTTACTAAAAAATTCCAACTTTACAAGCACAGGAATGACCGATATTTACATCGCTTTTTATGAAATTGGTATTAAAATGCTAAATAATCAAGGTGTTTTAACCTATATTAGCCCATCTTCTTTTTTTACCTCGAAAGCTGGAGCAATCCTTCGTAAATTCTTATATAAAAACAAACTCATAAAATCTGTTATTGATCTTATGCATAATCAGTTTTTTAACGCAACAACTTATACAACAATTTTCACGCTAGATAAGTCAATTTTGAATGAAACTATTAATTATTATAATTTTGACAAAAAATCTAACAGTATTTTCCTAGTTTCCAAGTTAAAATATGACCAATTTTACCTAAATAATAGTTTCTATTTTTCAACTTCAGAACAACTAAAATTTCTAAAAAACATTATTGAAAATAAGAAAAAAAGCGATATAACAATTAAAAATGGACTTGCAACACTTGCCGATTCAGTTTTCATTGGCCAATTTGATCTAGATTCTAAATATATTTTGCCTGTTTTAAAAGCATCAAATGGAAAATGAGCAAAAATTATTTTCCCATATAATACTGAAAATTTTCAAATTATTTCCCAATCCGAATTAGAAAAGGAAAACAAAATTTTTGAACATCTCAATTTTTTTAAGGAAAAGCTTCAAAATCGCAGTTTTGATCATTCAAATAAAAATTTCTGATATGGTTTTGGACGTCGACAGGCAATCTGCGATACAAACAAAGATAGACTTGTTATTAACTCTTTAATTAAGGAAAATAAGCCATTAAAAATTAGTAAAATTTCAAAAAACACTTGTATTTATAGTGGTTTTTATCTTGTAAGTGAAAAAATTGACTATGATTTAATTGCTAAAAAATTTCAAGATGAAACTTTTTTTAATTATGTAAAATTGTTAGGTAAGTATAAAAATGGTGGATATTATACTTTTTCAACAAAAGATGTTAAAAAATATTTAGACTTTCAGTTTGGAGAATAA
- a CDS encoding transketolase-like TK C-terminal-containing protein has translation MELSKNIMKNKQKLPNQKLFLATMRAVALDGINNSGAGHIGMALGATEIFYSLIGENINFSPLNPKWINRDRFVLSAGHGSMGLYALYHLMGLISLDEIKQHKQLNSRTPSHPEIDKLEFIDASTGPLGQGIAMGVGMALAEKRLAEKFNRENFKIIDHFNYVLCGDGDLQEGISFEALAFAGTNQLSKLILVHDFNNIQIDTTATTVNNVDFESFFRSLKFETIILKDNKVETINSALEVARKNDKPTYIQIPTIIAFKTEFANSTKGHHGSLDPKKSYEFKANLGLEHKNPFEYEPKVYQLASELLNSKNQKYLNWENTFDLYKKKYPLLGQKLENFFKNKEVFDFKNISFSKNNQAIRDYVKEIIEKIDKSDLLLLGGSADLGVATKTQFSGEKLLNYGIREFAMAGINNGILLYGNFRVISSTFLAFSDYTKPALRLSALMNLSPIYIFSHDSYQVGGDGPTHQPVEQLAMLRSIPNFLVIRPCDEFETVFAFNFAFNSKNQPIAIITTRQSLKSFNKNLEKIEAAYYLEKSEKARINLIASGSEVELAMKLAKKLSELDIFANVISAPILQNLLENKELFEKLELKKLPIFALEASNDPLWFKLAKYQKFDGHFANGFGHSAPGDIVYGLKGFNVDFLLKKVLKFLEIN, from the coding sequence ATGGAATTATCAAAAAACATCATGAAAAACAAGCAAAAACTACCTAATCAAAAGCTTTTTTTAGCAACAATGCGCGCAGTTGCTCTTGATGGAATTAACAATTCTGGCGCTGGACATATCGGAATGGCGCTTGGGGCAACAGAAATTTTTTATAGTTTAATCGGTGAGAATATAAATTTTAGTCCGTTAAATCCGAAGTGAATTAACCGTGATCGCTTTGTTTTATCAGCAGGACATGGTTCAATGGGGCTTTATGCACTTTATCATTTAATGGGTTTAATTTCCCTTGATGAAATTAAACAGCATAAACAACTTAATTCTAGAACACCTTCACATCCAGAAATTGACAAACTTGAATTTATCGATGCATCAACTGGACCGCTTGGTCAAGGAATTGCGATGGGTGTTGGAATGGCGCTAGCAGAAAAAAGGCTTGCTGAAAAATTTAATAGAGAAAATTTTAAAATTATTGATCATTTTAATTATGTTTTATGCGGGGATGGCGATTTACAAGAGGGAATCAGTTTTGAAGCGCTTGCTTTTGCAGGAACTAATCAACTTTCAAAGTTAATTTTAGTTCACGATTTTAACAACATCCAAATTGATACAACTGCTACAACAGTAAATAATGTCGATTTTGAAAGCTTTTTTCGTTCACTCAAGTTTGAAACTATCATTTTAAAAGATAATAAAGTTGAAACTATCAATTCTGCCTTAGAAGTAGCAAGAAAAAATGATAAACCTACCTACATTCAAATTCCAACCATCATTGCTTTTAAAACCGAATTTGCAAATTCAACTAAAGGGCATCACGGCAGCCTCGATCCTAAAAAAAGCTATGAATTTAAAGCTAATTTGGGATTAGAACACAAAAATCCTTTTGAATATGAACCAAAAGTCTATCAATTAGCATCTGAGTTATTAAATTCTAAAAATCAGAAATATCTAAACTGAGAAAATACTTTTGACCTATATAAGAAAAAATATCCGCTTCTTGGTCAAAAATTGGAAAACTTCTTTAAAAATAAAGAAGTTTTTGATTTTAAAAATATTAGTTTTAGCAAAAACAATCAGGCAATCCGTGATTATGTCAAGGAAATTATTGAAAAAATTGATAAAAGTGATTTGCTACTTTTAGGCGGATCAGCCGATCTTGGAGTTGCAACTAAAACCCAATTTAGTGGCGAAAAACTATTAAATTATGGTATCCGTGAGTTTGCAATGGCTGGAATTAATAACGGAATCTTACTTTATGGGAATTTTCGCGTAATTTCATCGACTTTTTTAGCATTTAGCGACTATACAAAGCCAGCCTTACGACTTAGCGCTTTGATGAATTTGTCTCCAATTTACATTTTTTCCCATGATTCATATCAAGTTGGAGGCGATGGACCAACACATCAACCTGTTGAACAATTAGCGATGTTGCGATCAATTCCAAATTTTTTAGTAATCCGACCTTGCGATGAATTTGAAACAGTTTTTGCTTTTAATTTTGCTTTTAATTCAAAAAATCAACCAATTGCAATCATTACAACTCGACAATCGCTAAAATCTTTTAATAAAAATCTTGAAAAAATTGAAGCTGCATATTATCTAGAAAAATCTGAAAAAGCTCGAATCAATTTAATTGCATCAGGATCTGAAGTTGAATTAGCAATGAAATTGGCTAAAAAATTATCGGAATTAGATATTTTTGCTAATGTAATTTCAGCGCCAATTTTACAAAACTTACTTGAAAATAAAGAACTTTTTGAAAAATTAGAACTTAAGAAACTACCAATTTTTGCACTTGAAGCCTCAAATGATCCATTATGATTTAAACTAGCAAAATACCAAAAATTTGATGGACATTTTGCAAATGGATTTGGTCATTCAGCTCCTGGTGATATCGTCTATGGATTAAAAGGTTTTAATGTTGATTTTTTGCTTAAAAAGGTTTTAAAATTCCTGGAAATTAACTAA